TTCGAGGGGGTTTCGGTCCGGGGTAGACCTTTGACCGTGATCACTTTCTCCTGCGACCGCTGTGCCCAGCTGGTCTTCTTCGACAACACCTCCTGCACCCGCTGCGGCGCCGAGCTCGTGCTCGACCCGGCGACGTGGAGCATCCGCTCCGCGACGGCCGACGACGTGCGCTGCGCCAACCGCGAGCACGGCTGCTCGTGGGTGACCCACAACGGCGACCAGTACTGCCGGTCCTGTCGGCTCACCCGCACCCGACCCTCCCTGGAGGACCCCGAGATCGTGGAGAAGTGGCGCCGCGCCGAAGCGGCCAAGCGTCGGCTGGTCTTCCAGCTGGAGCGGATCGGCCTCGACGTGCAGGGAGCCACCTTCGACCTGCTGTCCAGCCGCGACGAGGACGTCATCACCGGTCATGCCGACGGGGTCATCACCCTTGACCTGGCCGAGGCCGACGACGTCGAACGCATGCGGATACGCGAGCAGATGGACGAGCCGTACCGCACGGTGCTCGGGCACTTCCGCCACGAGATCGGCCACTGGTTGTGGACGCGCTACGTCGACGGATCCGACGTGATCGAGGATTTCCGTCGGGTCTTCGGCGACGAACGAGCCGACTACACCGAGGCACTCCAGGTCCACTACGACGCCGAGCCGCCAGAGGGCTGGGCCGACTCCTACGTCTCGACCTACGCCACCGCCCACCCGTGGGAGGACTTCGCGGAAACCGTGGCCCACTGGCTGCACATCACCGACGTGCTCGAGACCGCCGGTGCGTTCGGGGTGACCGTCGATGGCCCCCACGAGGTGCTGACCTCCGACCCCGACGAGGCCGAGCCCGACACCGACACCATGCCCGAGCTGATCCAGGCCTGGTTGCCGCTCACCTACGCCCTGAACGCCATCAACCGCTCGATGGGCCACGACGACCTCTACCCGTTCGTCCTCGCCCCGACGGTGATGACGAAGCTCGGCTGGGTCCACCGCCGCCTGACCGGCGTCGCCGCCTGACCGACGTCGCCGCCTGATCAGCGGCGGGTGCGGTGGGCGGCGATGGCCTGCTGCCAGCCGTCGACCGTGCGTTCGGCGGATGCTCCTGGCGACAGGGTCCGCCGGACCCGCTGGCCGGCCCGGGCAACCGCCGGCAGGTCGGGGTCGTGCAGGGACTCGCGGATCCTGGCGGTCATCGCCTCGATGTCGCCGACCCGGACGAGCAGCCGGTCGTCGAGCACGTCACGGACCCCGCCGGAGTCGGTTGCGACGATCGGGCGGCCCATCAACACGGCCTCGGCCGCGACGAGGCCCAGCCCCTCGGCATGGGAGGGCTGCACGACGACCTCGGCGGCGGCGTACTCCGCGGGCAGGTCAGCCGGGTCGATCCGTCCGGGCAGCTGCAGCTCCACCCCGCGTTCGTGCGCGCGGATCGCCAGGTCACGTGCGGCGGGTCCGTCGCCGACCAGCCGCAGCACAACCCGGTCCTCCAGCCCAGCGACGGCGTCGACCAGGTCGGCGAAGCCCTTCTCCGGCACCAAGCGGCCGACGCCGAGCACGACCGGGCGGTCCAGCGACATCTGCGCCTCGACCCCGGTGAACCTCGCGATGTCCAGCGGCATGGGGTTCAGCCCGTCGACCCGGCGCCCGACCGCCGATCGCGTCCGCCGGGCGAGCGACGTCGAGACGACCTCCAGCCGGTCGGCGCCGTCCAGCGCCCAGCGGGCCAGGGTGCGCAGCTTGGGGCGCCCCTCGACGATCCCGATGTCGGTGCCGTGCAGGTGCACCACGACGGGCACGTCGACACCGGCCATGCGCGTGATGATCGCCCCCGGCATCCACCAGTGGACGTGCACGACGTCGGGCTCCCAGCGCCGGACCGCACGCCGCAGCGCACCGGCCATCAAGGTCATCATCGAGGCCACCAGCGGCGGGCCGGTGGGCTGCATGGCGATCCGGTGCATCTCGCCGCGGTAGGCCAGGACCTCGCGGTCCTCGGGGGCGTAGCGCACGAACCGGATGGGGGTGTCCTCGACCACGTCGACCTCGGGCAGCCCGGCGTCGTGGGGCGCGATGACCCGCACGTCGTGGCCGTCGGCACGCAGCGCAGCCGTCCACGTCGACAGGAACGCTGCCGACGGGTCGCCGTCCCACCGGGGGAACACGTGGGTCAGCGCGATGGCTCGCACGGTCAGGCGTCGCCGTCGAGCGGGTCGGTCGGGTCCTGACCGGGGGCGAGGGTCCGCCGTGTCCGGTAGGGCACCTGCTCCCGAGACGCCGAGTGCCGCAGCACGTCGCCGATGAACCCGGTGCCGATCAGCTGCACGCCCACCAGCAGGGAGAGGATGCCGAACTGCAGCAGTGGTCGTTGGCCGATCCCGGCGCCGGTCGCCAGCTTCAGCACCGACAGGTAGGCGAGGATCACGAAGCCCACCGCGGACAGCAGGGCACCCACGCCGCCGAACAGGTAAAGCGGCCGGTCGGCGAACCGGGTCAGGAACAGGACGGTGAGCAGGTCCAGCATCGTCTTGGGGAACCGCGTCAGCGACAGGTACTTCGACGTGCCGGCCTGGCGGGGACGGTGCGTGACGGCGACCTCGCCCACCCGGAACCCCAGGTCGTGGGCCAGCACCGGCACGAACCGGTGGAACTCGCCGTAGAGGGGCATCTCCTCCACCACCTCGCGCTTGAGCAGCTTGAAGCCGGTGTTGAAGTCGTGCAGGTCCAGGCCCGTGAAGGTGCGGGTGGCGGCGTTGTACCCACGGCTGGTCCAGCGCTTGGCACGGCGATCGATGCGGGCTGCCCGCCAGCCACCGACCAGGTCGAGGTCCTCGCGGTCCATCGTGGCCAGCAACGTGCCGATCTCGGCCGGGACGTCCTGGCCGTCGGCGTCGAGGGTGACGAGCAGGTCGCCCCGGGCGATGTCGAACCCGGCGGCCAGCGCCGCGGACTTGCCGAAGTTGCGCCGCAGCACCACGACCCGGACGGTGTCGGGGTCGCCCAGGTGCAGCTTCTCCAGCTCCTCGGTGGAGCCGTCGCTCGAC
The nucleotide sequence above comes from Euzebya pacifica. Encoded proteins:
- a CDS encoding zinc-binding metallopeptidase family protein codes for the protein MITFSCDRCAQLVFFDNTSCTRCGAELVLDPATWSIRSATADDVRCANREHGCSWVTHNGDQYCRSCRLTRTRPSLEDPEIVEKWRRAEAAKRRLVFQLERIGLDVQGATFDLLSSRDEDVITGHADGVITLDLAEADDVERMRIREQMDEPYRTVLGHFRHEIGHWLWTRYVDGSDVIEDFRRVFGDERADYTEALQVHYDAEPPEGWADSYVSTYATAHPWEDFAETVAHWLHITDVLETAGAFGVTVDGPHEVLTSDPDEAEPDTDTMPELIQAWLPLTYALNAINRSMGHDDLYPFVLAPTVMTKLGWVHRRLTGVAA
- a CDS encoding glycosyltransferase; translated protein: MRAIALTHVFPRWDGDPSAAFLSTWTAALRADGHDVRVIAPHDAGLPEVDVVEDTPIRFVRYAPEDREVLAYRGEMHRIAMQPTGPPLVASMMTLMAGALRRAVRRWEPDVVHVHWWMPGAIITRMAGVDVPVVVHLHGTDIGIVEGRPKLRTLARWALDGADRLEVVSTSLARRTRSAVGRRVDGLNPMPLDIARFTGVEAQMSLDRPVVLGVGRLVPEKGFADLVDAVAGLEDRVVLRLVGDGPAARDLAIRAHERGVELQLPGRIDPADLPAEYAAAEVVVQPSHAEGLGLVAAEAVLMGRPIVATDSGGVRDVLDDRLLVRVGDIEAMTARIRESLHDPDLPAVARAGQRVRRTLSPGASAERTVDGWQQAIAAHRTRR
- a CDS encoding glycosyltransferase family 2 protein, with the translated sequence MRTPVTLSAVVPVYNEIESLPAFHAELVEALHALEVSSEIVYVDDGSSDGSTEELEKLHLGDPDTVRVVVLRRNFGKSAALAAGFDIARGDLLVTLDADGQDVPAEIGTLLATMDREDLDLVGGWRAARIDRRAKRWTSRGYNAATRTFTGLDLHDFNTGFKLLKREVVEEMPLYGEFHRFVPVLAHDLGFRVGEVAVTHRPRQAGTSKYLSLTRFPKTMLDLLTVLFLTRFADRPLYLFGGVGALLSAVGFVILAYLSVLKLATGAGIGQRPLLQFGILSLLVGVQLIGTGFIGDVLRHSASREQVPYRTRRTLAPGQDPTDPLDGDA